The Chitinophaga sp. H8 genome contains a region encoding:
- a CDS encoding nucleoside 2-deoxyribosyltransferase encodes MTRKKICLIGDILVDVTLKTLTTDVKLRMGGIVHAARTLWSLDIPFGVAYFAPSYLDNSVFKYLNSLGCQEITKLGNVVGSPYVFLISEAKETGDQGYEFLLRDEIQIEYDESAYEKIRSADYTDYLLISGNYDMINLIGALNGQIHVDVANNIGDISFFNKLSKKLSSIFVSTSSNLFKSLFENNLDDFFNQFQDYTDTIILKENRGGSRGLDFIRKESAFAPSQTRPIMHSVGVGDAYFAACVVKHNPSKLKEAMILSSWIAAEYAGTTFPDDFKNNVTRILKSNLVDLTNLGGTFLPWEIRKKINIYIAAPDFDFIDTTPINKLVENLIYHNFTPRRPIKENGQMEVNATKARRQELFAKDMVMLSECSVLIGVLLYDDPGTLLEIGWAAAKGIPSIVYDPFNRATNCMLTELPDVISSDLDVIISEVFIKSSNIFRYGK; translated from the coding sequence ATGACAAGAAAAAAGATTTGCCTTATTGGAGATATTCTTGTTGATGTTACCTTAAAGACATTGACAACAGATGTTAAGCTTCGAATGGGAGGGATTGTACATGCTGCAAGGACTTTGTGGAGCTTGGATATTCCTTTCGGGGTTGCCTATTTTGCGCCATCTTATTTAGACAATTCTGTTTTTAAGTATCTGAATTCCCTTGGTTGCCAAGAAATAACTAAGCTAGGTAACGTGGTTGGATCGCCATATGTTTTTTTAATTTCAGAAGCTAAAGAAACAGGAGATCAGGGATACGAGTTTTTGTTGCGAGATGAGATTCAAATCGAATATGATGAGTCCGCATATGAAAAGATAAGAAGTGCAGATTATACAGATTATTTATTGATATCAGGTAATTATGATATGATAAATTTGATCGGGGCTTTGAATGGTCAAATCCATGTAGATGTCGCAAACAATATCGGTGACATTTCATTTTTCAATAAACTTTCTAAAAAGCTGAGCTCTATTTTTGTCTCTACCTCTTCGAATTTGTTTAAAAGTTTATTTGAAAATAATTTGGATGATTTCTTTAATCAGTTTCAAGATTATACGGATACGATAATTTTGAAGGAAAACAGGGGAGGTAGCCGTGGATTGGATTTTATTAGGAAAGAAAGTGCCTTTGCACCATCTCAAACTCGTCCAATCATGCATTCTGTTGGTGTAGGTGATGCTTATTTCGCAGCCTGTGTAGTAAAGCATAATCCTAGCAAGCTAAAAGAAGCAATGATTTTATCTTCATGGATTGCAGCAGAATATGCGGGAACAACATTTCCAGATGATTTTAAGAATAATGTAACGAGAATTCTCAAATCCAATTTGGTGGATCTGACTAATTTAGGTGGTACTTTCCTTCCTTGGGAAATTAGAAAAAAAATCAATATTTATATAGCAGCTCCTGATTTTGATTTCATAGATACAACTCCCATAAATAAATTAGTAGAAAATCTCATTTATCATAATTTCACACCTCGTAGACCTATAAAAGAAAATGGTCAAATGGAAGTGAATGCTACAAAAGCGCGAAGACAAGAACTTTTTGCCAAAGATATGGTTATGCTAAGTGAATGTTCTGTTCTAATCGGAGTACTGTTATATGATGATCCTGGCACTCTTCTAGAAATAGGCTGGGCGGCTGCGAAAGGTATACCAAGTATAGTTTATGATCCGTTTAATAGAGCTACAAACTGCATGTTAACAGAATTACCAGATGTAATTTCAAGCGATTTAGACGTAATAATTTCAGAAGTATTTATAAAAAGTAGTAATATATTTCGGTATGGGAAATAA
- a CDS encoding PIN domain-containing protein: MCIVVDTNTLASVFSRNSDNHEEFEPVFTWLMEGRGKVVYGGSKYVKELKENYLRLFVTLRSIHKAVYISNAKVDALEANVSQQIEHPDFDDQHLVGLLIASGCKLVCSLDKRAYPYFKHSLFFSNTSSRPKIYRSRNNKALLSDANIAEICKPCISTTNAQREKLTAAQKIFEKK; this comes from the coding sequence ATGTGCATTGTAGTAGATACAAATACATTAGCAAGTGTCTTTTCTCGTAATTCTGACAACCACGAAGAATTTGAACCTGTATTTACCTGGTTGATGGAAGGAAGGGGGAAAGTGGTATATGGAGGATCGAAATATGTTAAAGAGTTAAAGGAAAACTATTTGCGGCTGTTTGTTACTTTGAGAAGTATTCACAAGGCCGTGTATATAAGCAATGCTAAAGTCGATGCTTTAGAAGCGAACGTTTCACAGCAAATCGAACATCCTGATTTTGATGATCAACATTTAGTTGGCTTATTGATTGCCTCTGGATGCAAATTGGTCTGTTCGTTAGATAAACGAGCATACCCGTATTTTAAGCACAGTCTATTTTTTTCAAATACATCCAGCAGGCCTAAGATATATAGGTCACGTAATAATAAAGCTCTCTTGTCAGATGCGAATATTGCTGAGATTTGTAAGCCATGTATATCTACAACTAATGCTCAGCGAGAAAAACTTACAGCAGCACAAAAAATATTTGAGAAAAAATAA
- a CDS encoding AAA family ATPase, which translates to MPILYFDNFRGFQSTFLSLKEVNFFIGENSTGKTSVLKLLTILSSPGFWYYQKFNNTEISLGSFSEIISSDTNKEFFQLGIFSEEINDNNIAIKLKFIDENNLPSLKEIRFRNDTIDLQASIDGRFLKYRYAIIADEKFKGLTVEQYFKSWIDNNELDNDLFYREEIQFTGIESILSTLQTIITRRIENEKSTKLSSSLVKITKPQFLNPIAYTAPVRAEPRKTYDDFTLSFSSRGEHIPYVLSEILVTGGPVEDILKKFGYDSGLFEDVKINLLNSSSDKGMSIEILIGIGGRFVNIANVGFGVSQILPILIEIIARPKETYFAIQQTEVHLHPRAQAALGDFLFKSNNRDHQKFIIETHSDYTIDRFRLRVNREYRENSSATIGDISQVVFFKRVGVNNTLDVIEIRSDGSYSEEQPKEFREFFIKEQLDLLTI; encoded by the coding sequence AAAATAGTACCGGAAAAACTTCCGTTTTAAAATTACTAACTATCCTCTCTTCTCCCGGATTTTGGTACTACCAAAAATTCAACAACACAGAGATAAGTTTAGGTAGTTTTTCTGAAATTATTAGTTCTGATACTAATAAAGAGTTTTTTCAATTGGGTATCTTTAGTGAGGAAATCAATGACAATAATATTGCTATTAAGTTAAAGTTCATTGATGAAAACAATTTGCCAAGTCTTAAAGAAATTCGATTTAGAAATGATACCATTGACTTGCAAGCCTCAATTGATGGTCGTTTCCTCAAGTATCGATATGCTATTATAGCGGATGAAAAATTTAAAGGCTTAACTGTCGAGCAGTACTTTAAGAGTTGGATTGATAATAACGAATTGGATAATGATTTATTTTACCGGGAAGAAATTCAATTTACAGGAATTGAATCTATATTATCTACACTTCAAACAATAATTACTCGCAGAATAGAAAATGAAAAATCAACAAAATTATCATCGTCATTAGTTAAAATTACTAAACCCCAATTTTTAAATCCGATTGCCTATACTGCTCCTGTTCGTGCAGAACCTAGAAAAACCTATGATGACTTCACTCTGTCTTTTAGCTCAAGAGGAGAACACATTCCATATGTCTTAAGTGAGATTTTAGTTACTGGAGGTCCGGTAGAAGACATTCTTAAAAAATTCGGCTATGATAGCGGTCTTTTCGAAGACGTAAAAATAAATTTGCTTAATAGCAGTTCTGATAAGGGTATGTCTATTGAAATACTCATAGGGATTGGTGGGCGATTCGTTAATATAGCTAATGTTGGATTTGGAGTATCTCAAATATTACCCATACTTATCGAAATTATTGCGAGACCTAAGGAAACATATTTTGCCATTCAACAAACAGAGGTACATCTACATCCTAGAGCACAAGCCGCTTTGGGTGATTTTTTATTTAAGTCTAATAATCGTGATCATCAGAAATTCATTATTGAAACACATAGTGATTACACAATTGATAGATTTAGGCTTCGGGTAAATAGGGAATATCGAGAGAATTCATCAGCCACTATAGGTGACATTTCACAGGTTGTCTTCTTTAAGAGAGTAGGCGTAAATAACACATTGGATGTTATTGAGATTAGAAGCGATGGTTCATATTCAGAAGAACAACCTAAAGAATTTAGGGAATTTTTTATAAAAGAGCAACTAGACCTTTTAACAATTTAA